The proteins below are encoded in one region of Anguilla anguilla isolate fAngAng1 chromosome 3, fAngAng1.pri, whole genome shotgun sequence:
- the LOC118222413 gene encoding transmembrane protein 47-like, with protein MSVNETYVFRPFKLISLLCVFLALCLDIVALLSPAWVTAERYSLSLWESCRKVGAVLQCSSTLRTDWQVATLVLLLAGAVVTLVAFLIALISMCSGTHRKHYRTVAIFLFTAVVLQACALVLYPIKFIDGTVLQTYHEFNWGYGLGWGATIFMLGGGILFCLRTDMYEDALY; from the exons ATGTCCGTAAATGAAACATACGTATTCCGACCTTTCAAACTGATCTCCTTACTTTGTGTGTTTCTTGCCCTGTGTTTGGATATTGTGGCTTTACTGAGCCCTGCTTGGGTTACTGCGGAGCGGTACTCTCTGTCACTATGGGAATCTTGCAGGAAAGTCGGAGCTGTCTTGCAGTGCTCTTCGACACTAAGGACTG ATTGGCAGGTTGCCaccctggtgctgctgctggctggcGCGGTGGTCACTCTGGTGGCCTTCCTCATCGCCCTCATCTCCATGTGCAGCGGAACGCACCGGAAACACTACCGAACCGTGGCCATTTTCCTCTTCACTGCAG TGGTCCTTCAGGCCTGCGCCCTGGTCCTGTACCCGATCAAGTTCATCGACGGCACGGTCCTGCAGACCTACCACGAGTTCAACTGGGGCTACGGCCTGGGCTGGGGGGCCACCATCTTCATGCTGGGCGGCGGCATCCTCTTCTGCCTCCGAACGGACATGTACGAGGATGCCTTGTACTGA